One segment of Streptomyces sp. XD-27 DNA contains the following:
- a CDS encoding AAA family ATPase encodes MDFGTQSSPAPADLAWLRGVDAYTMGAYAQAEDEFRTAVRHDPGMADAWLGLHALRADTATALLRMYRHRDRFGEQRTRHRRPLNSWYWLGWWVQPVLESGRDLLLAHASHWLDGRHVPELDRALAGCPPVEADPQARFLHACRAYLVKDWEQLVRHTEPLLDDPLLGIEAGLFGGMARVRLEMFSQAEPLLAAALMRCRSEQPQRKELRYWLARAHEGTGRTAAALPLYRAVHRIDAAFMDTAARLAAIAEGDGLDETADLAAVPSATGVGQDASDARESTGPPLTDPDPPPMPPDTGDGRESRPFDGPALLGPTGAGGGTGGRRKKAADPAEPGPSDPELLRAALQQLERMVGLEPVKRQVRALSAQLNMARLRAGQGLPVQPPKRHFVFSGPSGTGKTTVARILGRVFYALGLLGGDHLVEAGRADLVGEYLGQTAVKANELIDSALGGVLFVDEAYSLSNSGYSKGDAYGDEALQVLLKRAEDNRDRLVVILAGYPEGMDRLLAANPGLGSRFTTRVDFPSYRPLELTSIGEVLAAENGDRWDEEAVEELRSISGHVVDQGWIDELGNGRFLRTLYEKSCAYRDLRLSGWNGVPGRDDLATLRLPDLMQAYGEVLSGRGPMDRGPQDPPFA; translated from the coding sequence ATGGACTTCGGCACGCAGAGCTCACCCGCCCCGGCCGACCTCGCCTGGCTGCGCGGCGTCGACGCCTACACCATGGGCGCGTACGCCCAGGCCGAGGACGAGTTCCGGACCGCGGTGCGGCACGACCCGGGGATGGCCGACGCGTGGCTGGGGCTGCACGCGCTGCGCGCCGACACCGCCACCGCGCTGCTGCGCATGTACCGCCACCGGGACCGGTTCGGCGAGCAGCGCACCCGCCACCGGCGCCCGCTCAACTCCTGGTACTGGCTGGGCTGGTGGGTGCAGCCGGTGCTGGAGAGCGGCCGCGACCTGCTGCTCGCGCACGCCTCGCACTGGCTCGACGGCCGCCACGTACCGGAACTGGACCGGGCCCTGGCGGGCTGCCCGCCGGTGGAGGCCGATCCGCAGGCCCGCTTCCTGCACGCCTGCCGCGCCTATCTGGTCAAGGACTGGGAACAGCTGGTCCGGCACACCGAGCCGCTGCTGGACGATCCGCTGCTGGGCATCGAGGCGGGGCTCTTCGGCGGCATGGCGCGGGTCCGGCTGGAGATGTTCAGCCAGGCGGAACCGCTGCTGGCCGCGGCGCTGATGCGCTGCCGCAGCGAGCAGCCGCAGCGCAAGGAGCTGCGCTATTGGCTGGCGCGGGCCCACGAGGGCACCGGGCGCACGGCCGCCGCCCTCCCCCTGTACCGCGCGGTGCACCGGATCGACGCGGCGTTCATGGACACCGCGGCCCGGCTGGCGGCCATCGCGGAAGGCGACGGCCTGGACGAGACGGCGGATCTGGCGGCCGTCCCGTCCGCCACCGGCGTCGGCCAGGACGCCTCCGACGCCCGGGAGAGCACCGGCCCCCCGCTCACCGACCCCGACCCGCCGCCGATGCCGCCGGACACCGGCGACGGGCGCGAGTCGCGGCCCTTCGACGGCCCGGCCCTGCTCGGCCCCACCGGCGCCGGCGGCGGCACCGGCGGCCGGCGCAAGAAGGCCGCCGACCCCGCCGAGCCCGGCCCCTCCGACCCCGAACTGCTGCGCGCGGCGCTCCAGCAGCTGGAGCGCATGGTCGGCCTGGAGCCGGTGAAACGGCAGGTGCGGGCGCTGTCCGCGCAGTTGAACATGGCGCGGCTGCGCGCCGGGCAGGGCCTGCCGGTCCAGCCCCCCAAGCGCCACTTCGTCTTCTCCGGCCCCTCCGGCACCGGCAAGACCACGGTCGCCCGCATCCTCGGCCGCGTGTTCTACGCCCTCGGGCTGCTCGGCGGCGACCATCTGGTGGAGGCGGGCCGGGCCGATCTGGTCGGCGAGTACCTGGGCCAGACGGCGGTCAAGGCGAACGAGCTGATCGACTCCGCGCTGGGCGGGGTGCTCTTCGTGGACGAGGCGTACAGCCTGTCCAACTCCGGCTACAGCAAGGGCGACGCGTACGGGGACGAGGCCCTTCAGGTCCTCCTCAAGCGGGCCGAGGACAACCGCGACCGCCTGGTGGTCATCCTCGCCGGCTACCCGGAGGGCATGGACCGCCTCCTGGCCGCCAACCCCGGGCTCGGCTCCCGGTTCACCACCCGGGTGGACTTCCCCAGCTACCGCCCGCTGGAGCTGACCTCCATCGGCGAGGTGCTCGCCGCCGAGAACGGCGACCGGTGGGACGAGGAGGCCGTGGAGGAGCTGCGCAGCATCAGCGGGCACGTGGTCGACCAGGGCTGGATAGACGAGCTCGGCAACGGCCGCTTCCTGCGCACGCTGTACGAGAAGAGCTGCGCCTACCGCGATCTGCGGCTGTCGGGCTGGAACGGCGTGCCCGGCCGCGACGACCTCGCGACGCTGCGACTGCCGGACCTGATGCAGGCCTACGGAGAGGTCCTCTCGGGCCGCGGCCCCATGGACCGCGGCCCACAGGACCCGCCGTTCGCGTGA